GCCCGCCGTATCGGCATCGAAGTTGAACACCACCTGCTTAGATTCGGTGTAGCGCAGAAGCTGACGAATTTGATCAACGCTCAGGGCGGTTCCCAGGGAGGCCACGGCATTCTCGATCCCGGCGGCATGGAGGGCAATCACGTCAAAATAGCCCTCGACGACGACGGCGCAGTCTTGCTTGGCGATCGCTGCTCGGGCTTTATCCAGACCAAATAGGGTTTTGCCCTTATCAAAAAGATCCGTTTCGGGAGAATTCAAATACTTCGGTTGATCATCCCCAAAGGCTCGCCCCCCAAAGGCAATCACCCGCCCCTGAGTATCGTGGATGGGGATCATCAAGCGATCGCGGAAGCGGTCATAGTAGCCATCTTGCCCTTGGCGAGGAATTATCAAGCCAGCCTTTTCCACCAGTTCGGCTGGGTAGCGCTTTTGTTCCACCAGATAGCCATAGAGCGTCTGCCAGCCGGCTGGGGCATAGCCCAACTGAAACCGCTGCATGGTGCGATCGCTGAGATGGCGTGCCGCTTGGAGGTACTGCAGGGCTGCCTCTCCTGAGGACTGATGCAGGGCATGTTCATAGAACCGGGCCGTGAGCGCCACAATTTCATAGAGCTGATCCCGCAGGGATAGCTGGCGCTGAAGTTCTTGGCGCTGAGCGGGTTCGAGGGTTTTAACCGGGACTTGATAGCGCTTGGCTAGGTCTAGGACAACGTCACTAAAGGAACGCTTGCCCAGCTCCATCAAAAAGGTGAGGGCATTGCCGCCGGCACCGCAGCTAAAGCAATAGTAAAACTGCTTGCTGGGACTGACGCTAAAGCTGGGGGATTTATCATCGTGGAACGGACATAGGCCCGTAAAATCTTTACCGCGCTTGCGCAGCACCACGTGGTCGGAGACGATATCGACAATATCGGCCCGTTCCTTGACGGCATCAATGGTATCGGGGTGAAGGCGAGGGATGTCCATGGAGAGCTGGTAGGCAGGGGCGATCGCCCAGGAAGACGAAGGGGACTGGGAATTCGCAAACGACTACGGTTGGGATGCTGACCGGGAAGCGATCGCTTTCTACAGGCAAACCGTTCTAGAGATATCTATCCTAGCGAAGGGATCTGGATTAGGTTGATGAGACGGCTAACGGAAGCCAGTTAGGATAGCGATCGCCTCTAGCCAAGTAACGGGAGGATGCCTGGAGGTACCGATGACGCTGCCGCTGAATGGGTGGGTACTCTATATCTAGCGCCACTATACGAGAAAATCCTGGGGATCCGCAAGGGCGATCGCCAGCCACAACGTCAGCCTAGGCTTAGCTCAGGGTTCCTGTGGGGGCAATGACAATAGCGGTACGACGATGGGCATCCCTCCATCAAGATTCATCGACAAGTTCGCCCGAATCTCTACATATGGTAGTAAGCTAATG
Above is a genomic segment from Leptolyngbya sp. CCY15150 containing:
- the dnaG gene encoding DNA primase, which produces MDIPRLHPDTIDAVKERADIVDIVSDHVVLRKRGKDFTGLCPFHDDKSPSFSVSPSKQFYYCFSCGAGGNALTFLMELGKRSFSDVVLDLAKRYQVPVKTLEPAQRQELQRQLSLRDQLYEIVALTARFYEHALHQSSGEAALQYLQAARHLSDRTMQRFQLGYAPAGWQTLYGYLVEQKRYPAELVEKAGLIIPRQGQDGYYDRFRDRLMIPIHDTQGRVIAFGGRAFGDDQPKYLNSPETDLFDKGKTLFGLDKARAAIAKQDCAVVVEGYFDVIALHAAGIENAVASLGTALSVDQIRQLLRYTESKQVVFNFDADTAGVRAAERAIGEVADLAYRGDVQLRVLTMPEGKDPDEFLKTHHAEDYQTLLDTAPLWLDWQLQQTLLEADLNQADQFQQATQSMVKLLGNLPNATLRTHYIHRCAELLSQGDARMVVRLEDDLRNQVRGQRWHGRSRKWQRPGDRSLMDESEAQLLRIYLHLPDHRPLIIATMNERDLDFGMSYHRQLWQVIHQLQTHPIEADTALIDRVHDHYASIPGQLQTIQHIFQLDEKTQRDVLRAPLVVRGAAAAIEQVMCEKRFRHLNTRWKETDCDQEPDRAYDYQRQMYAEKQRIRELQEEQRRTSFEDLAQTPSL